In Ciona intestinalis unplaced genomic scaffold, KH HT000503.1, whole genome shotgun sequence, the genomic window ataaaacactagtaagaacatatttcccacattaggtcggttatatacgctctttcgttatgtttactgttgtcaagtctgtggtgtagcggtttgcgtgcggtcgtaaactctctttgtttcatttttaccgggttcgagtcccgcacaatggaatactttttttatcttttttttttcaagtttttttgtttgacgagtttggggttaggagttgggggttaggggtttatatattatgtgtataaaccgtgaaactaactgctccccataaaatagagaaacgaatttgtcatcgcctcctagcggaacattttttccgtcttctctgtatagctccatgtgaaaaatattatctCCACGTGATCAGATTCTTCgttttaattggtttaaattatCCCTGATGTAACAATGTCTTCAATTACGTCATTCTTTCCTGCGCTTGTGGAATGTCAAAGCtggaataataataataaatatatgtagtTTAAAGCTTGGTAATTACTGCGTTTATATCACGTTTCAAccgaagaatatttacagaattatatactCGTAGCCTCACGACTTTATTAAGATTgagttaattgttaaaaacactataAGGAAATTTGGGTTGCAATAACCTTCGTTTAACTTATTACGTTACAAAGTCACCTTTGGATTGTCGGTTGTCACAACCTATGTAATCCCGACCCAAAGCCTTACATTCCTTTTCTTAAATTCGGTTATGTTATAAGGCCACTCACCCCATAGAACACTTTGGTTTTGCgcaaagaatgtttaattAGCAAGGCGGAAATAAATTGAAGAAGCTTTTAGTTCAATAGTCGTAAACAAGCGGGGATTGAAAGTCCTTCGTCTTTCCTTTAGTTTATGAGGCCACTCACCCACACAGAGCACTTTTATTTTGcgcaaagaatatttaaacagtaataAAATTGACGAAACTGTGGTCCCAATAGTCGCAAACAAGCGGGGCAATAACATCTTTGAGCCAGATGACTTTATTATGCAGGTGCAACTACAAAGCAGTTATGTGTCTCTCAATGagattaaacattaaattgaaAGTCATTCGGCTTTACTTTATTAGGTCACTCACCTTCACAAATCACTTTGATCTGACGGAATGGATATTTAAACAGCAGTAAAATTGAAGAAACTGTGGTCCCAATAGTCGCAAACAAGCAGGGCAATAACATCTTTGTGCCAGATGACTTTATTATGCAGGTGCAACTACAAAGCAGTTATGTGTCTCTCAATGagattaaacattaaattgaaAGTCATTCGGCTTTGCTTTATGAGGTCGCTCACCCTTACGAATCACTTTGATCTGACGGAATGGATATTTAAACAGCACTGCTTCCAGGTAAATATGGTCAAAATTAGATATTGGCATCATTGAATACACACAAGGGTTGTTTGGTTGAGTCTCACTTAAATGGACATAAAAACTGTCGGAACTTTATTCAAATAGTCGTAAAGACAGAGTGCGAAAATATCATTGTGTTCGTAGGCTTTATAATAAAGCTCCAACGACTGGAAGATCattattgaattatttttctgtGATAAGGTTTTAAAATGGCATCATCTAGTCATGATTTCGTACAAGATGAGGTTAGTGAGCTTGAGAGGATTCTTGCCCAAAAGTTAAAGGATTTGTGTAAAGGTGGGAAAGAAATGAATGGAACTAAACCTAAAGCAGCTCCGATTTTTTATGATCTTGCAAagatttataattataaacccAAGGATAAAATGTTGAACATGACTCGTAGTGCAGCTTTGTATAATGCTGCTATTGTGAGGGATCCAGAAAATCAAAGGTTTAAAGATGAACTTAAAGCTTTGTGCTCAGCAGTTCTGGAGACAGCAAATGTTGCAAACCGTGACGCTGATTTGATTTCTTTGGCAGCTGAGGTGAAAAACAAACTGAATGATTTACGAAAGGATTTTGGCGAAAGTTATAATCAGCTTGATATAATCCCATATGGTTTAGAAGGTGAACAACTAATTGAAACAGAAAGAAAGAAAGTTCTGGATGTTAAAAACCTTCAACAGCAAGTTACGAGAAGGTACACGGAGTTAATGAGGTTTATTTCTGATGAATGTATCAAAATTATGGGAGCACCACCATGCAAATATGCTGTAGTTGGATTGGGTTCCTTGGCACGATCAGAAATCACCCCATACTCAGATTTTGAACACATCATTGTCCTTGATAATGATGTTGCTAAGATGGAAGATCGGAAGATGATCATGAAGTACTTCAGATGGTTCACCACAATCTTCAACATCATCTTAATCAACCTCGGAGAAACCATGATCAACTGTGTTGCAATTCCAAGTATAAACCCAAAGTATAGAGACTGGTTTACAGACACTGTTACACCAAATGGGGTAACATTTGATGGGATGGTAGCCCACGCTTGCATACGCCCACTTGGACGACCAGCAACTAAAGAGAAACCTTGGAACACTGAATTTATCAAACCAGTTGATGAAATGGTTCAATATTTAGACAGCGATGAAGAACTGAAAGAGGGATACCATGTGGCTGATGCTTTATATAAAGCTTGCTTTGTAGCTGGTGATGAAGTAATTTGTGCTGAATATCAAGAAAAAGCTCATCTCAGGCTTAAAGAAAATGATGAAACGAATGAGTTCTTCGCTGTGTACAAACAAATggaaaaagatttaaaaacgtttaacatttttgatCAACAAACCAATGTTACTTCaggtttacaaaattttaacctaaaaaaagttatttacagAGGTGCAACCATCTTTGTTTCGGCTTTAAGTCGGTTAGGTGCAACCATCTTTGTTTCGGCTTTAAGTCGGTTTTATTCGCTATCAGCATCATCTTGCTTTGATGTCATTGATGAATTAGACAAACATCCTGATTTCAATAAAGAGGTGGCGCACCAACTCCGGTTCATGGTGGCAGTAGCTTGCGAGGTTCGCGCAAAACTTTATCATAAAGAGGGACAACAAGATGATATTTTTATGGAAGATTTTCAATATAATGATATTGTTACTGGTTTAATTGAAATTATTGGAAAACAAAGCCTTGTTTCTTTAACAGAAGCTTTGTATTTGATGCACATAGCACTGACTGCTCGACGTTATGCAAGCGAATCAGTTCAGAATGAGTCTGAAGAATTAGTTCCGAATGTGTCTGCAAAATTAGTTCAGAATGTGTCTGAATATACAATAGAGAAAAAAGTTGGGATGAAACCTTTATTATTTCACTGTAGGAATAAAAATCTCttcaaaattgcaaaaatgCAACCAACCTTCTTAAAATTAGGCTCATTAACAGCCAGTGATCTTGAAGCTTTGCTTGATCTTGAGGAGAAGACGGTAAAATTACATGCTCTGAACGCGTTTAATTTTCGCGAGGACGTAATATCAATGATCAAAAAAGTGATTCCCACATTACCACGACATGAGTTTTcattacagttttattatgCAGCAATTCGATATGCATCTTTTTATGATGAAAATGACCTGGCTTTGGAGTTAACAACAAAACTCATCCAACTTGACATCAAGCAACATAGAATAAACCCAGACTTTTGCAACCCAACAGCTGAAGCAAAGTTTGAACTTAAAGTGCAggagttaaaaagtgttgtGGACCGCTCGGAGGAAGGGGCGCTCAGGCTTGTTCAAGAGTTAAATGAAATGGTGGAAGCTCTTAAGCCGACAATGTTTATAGGCATACATTTAATGATGTATGTACAATTATTGAGAAAGCTTAATCACGGACAACAAGCCCAAAAAGTGCTTGAGAAGCTTTTACAGATAGAAGAAGTACAAAACGAGATACCATACCACCGTGATGCCCTGTTAGAGAGCCAAATACTGATTGAATACACAATTACACTGCTTTGTAATAGAAATTACCAAAGAGCATTAATACaacttaataaaattaaacagataTTAGAACCGCACAAGAAATTGAcagtaacacacatggtacTTTATGATGTGTATGGACGATATTACCATTGTACCGACAGATATATGGAGGCAATGATTTGTTACTTAGAGCATGCGAGAATCggtgaaaaaattaaagaaccAATACTTGATgaagttaaacaaaacattagaAGCGTTTTTATCCTATTTGcacatcattttatttaagtttcttTTGACACATTTCAGAACCAATTTGAAACAATAATATGTTTCTTGCATATTCAACTTAAACAACATTCAGAAAAATTAATCAACCAGAGATTTTCTCCTAAACAGGCAATGTATGTTCTGTATTTCATTTTCatccatattaaaaaaagctaAACAAATAATTGCCTTTCCTAATAATAACCGAATgtctgttttataataaatgactaaatgtattataatttatttacgaTGTAATAATTGTAGCTATTCGTGATCTGTAATAGTAggattgtatttgtttttctaaCAATTAATCTATTCTGACATCGTGACATGTCTCTATACGTGGTAATTCTGCATTAATATAACAATTGctgttgtatatttataataaaaattattcagTGTTTTTGGGTTGAATTCTTAGCCAGAAAGGGAAAATTGGGCAATTGATCTAAACTGAGGTAA contains:
- the LOC113475444 gene encoding uncharacterized protein LOC113475444, which encodes MASSSHDFVQDEVSELERILAQKLKDLCKGGKEMNGTKPKAAPIFYDLAKIYNYKPKDKMLNMTRSAALYNAAIVRDPENQRFKDELKALCSAVLETANVANRDADLISLAAEVKNKLNDLRKDFGESYNQLDIIPYGLEGEQLIETERKKVLDVKNLQQQVTRRYTELMRFISDECIKIMGAPPCKYAVVGLGSLARSEITPYSDFEHIIVLDNDVAKMEDRKMIMKYFRWFTTIFNIILINLGETMINCVAIPSINPKYRDWFTDTVTPNGVTFDGMVAHACIRPLGRPATKEKPWNTEFIKPVDEMVQYLDSDEELKEGYHVADALYKACFVAGDEVICAEYQEKAHLRLKENDETNEFFAVYKQMEKDLKTFNIFDQQTNVTSGLQNFNLKKVIYRGATIFVSALSRFYSLSASSCFDVIDELDKHPDFNKEVAHQLRFMVAVACEVRAKLYHKEGQQDDIFMEDFQYNDIVTGLIEIIGKQSLVSLTEALYLMHIALTARRYASESVQNESEELVPNVSAKLVQNVSEYTIEKKVGMKPLLFHCRNKNLFKIAKMQPTFLKLGSLTASDLEALLDLEEKTVKLHALNAFNFREDVISMIKKVIPTLPRHEFSLQFYYAAIRYASFYDENDLALELTTKLIQLDIKQHRINPDFCNPTAEAKFELKVQELKSVVDRSEEGALRLVQELNEMVEALKPTMFIGIHLMMYVQLLRKLNHGQQAQKVLEKLLQIEEVQNEIPYHRDALLESQILIEYTITLLCNRNYQRALIQLNKIKQILEPHKKLTVTHMVLYDVYGRYYHCTDRYMEAMICYLEHARIGEKIKEPILDEVKQNIRSVFILFAHHFI